The following coding sequences are from one Raphanus sativus cultivar WK10039 unplaced genomic scaffold, ASM80110v3 Scaffold0071, whole genome shotgun sequence window:
- the LOC108835548 gene encoding cytosolic sulfotransferase 18-like: MATETVTDTTLPNHDETEKEATEFEKNRKRYQDLISTFPHVKGWRPKAPFIKYCGHWWVQHILEGSLYAREFFQARPSDFLVCSYPKTGTTWLKSLTFAIANRSRFEDSTNPLLKRNPHELVPFIEIEFPLFPHIDVLQDKGNTLFATHLPHELLPDSVVKSGCKMVYIWRDPKDTFISVWHFYQKNRSESGSLNGLEECFDMFCQGISGEGPYLDHVLGYWKAHQENPDTILFLKYETVRADPLPYVTRLAEFMGYGFTAEEEKNGAVEKVVNLCSFETMKNLEANKGDKEREDHPSTYVNSAFFRKGKIGDWENYLTPDMAARMDGIMEEKFKGTGLLENGKRELALHDMVHE, from the exons ATGGCAACAGAAACCGTAACCGACACTACCTTGCCAAACCATGACGAGACCGAGAAAGAGGCAACAGAGTTCGAGAAGAATCGGAAACGGTACCAAGACCTGATCTCCACGTTTCCTCACGTGAAAGGCTGGAGGCCCAAAGCTCCCTTTATCAAGTACTGTGGTCACTGGTGGGTACAGCATATCCTCGAAGGTTCTCTTTACGCACGAGAGTTCTTCCAAGCTCGACCTAGTGACTTCCTCGTCTGTAGCTACCCGAAGACAGGTACCACTTGGCTCAAATCACTAACATTCGCAATAGCCAATCGATCTCGCTTCGAAGATTCCACAAACCCTCTCCTCAAACGTAACCCTCACGAGCTTGTTCCTTTCATTGAGATCGAGTTCCCTCTGTTCCCTCACATTGATGTTCTCCAAGACAAAGGGAACACTCTGTTTGCAACTCATTTGCCACATGAGTTACTACCTGATTCGGTTGTGAAGTCGGGTTGTAAGATGGTTTACATATGGAGAGACCCAAAGGACACTTTCATCTCCGTGTGGCATTTCTACCAAAAGAATAGGTCAGAAAGTGGCTCGCTCAATGGTCTTGAGGAGTGTTTTGATATGTTCTGCCAAGGTATTTCCGGGGAAGGTCCTTATCTTGATCATGTCTTAGGTTATTGGAAAGCTCACCAAGAGAATCCAGATACGATTTTGTTCCTTAAGTACGAGACTGTGAGAGCTGATCCTTTGCCTTATGTGACGAGATTGGCTGAGTTCATGGGTTATGGGTTCACAGCTGAGGAAGAGAAGAATGGGGCTGTCGAGAAAGTTGTAAATCTTTGCAGCTTCGAGACAATGAAGAATCTTGAAGCTAACAAAGGAGATAAGGAGAGAGAAGACCATCCTTCTACTTATGTAAACAGCGCGTTTTTTAGGAAAGGAAAGATCGGAGACTGGGAGAATTATCTGACTCCAGACATGGCAGCTCGTATGGATGGGATAATGGAAGAGAAATTCAAGGGTACTGGTTTGCTTGAAAATG GAAAAAGGGAATTGGCTTTGCATGATATGGTGCATGAATGA